One stretch of Clavibacter californiensis DNA includes these proteins:
- the acnA gene encoding aconitate hydratase AcnA: MSAINSFGAKDTLRVGDTDYEIYRIDTVAGHERLPFSLKVLLENLLRTEDGKNVTGSQISALGDWAPDSEPDTEIQFTPARVVMQDFTGVPCIVDLATMREAVGELGGDPTRINPLAPAELVIDHSVIADLFGSEDALERNVDIEYERNGERYQFLRWGQTAFEDFKVVPPGTGIVHQVNIEHLARVTMTREVGGALQAYPDTCVGTDSHTTMVNGLGVLGWGVGGIEAEAAMLGQPVSMLIPKVVGFKLSGEIPTGVTATDVVLTITQMLRKHGVVGKFVEFYGTGVGAVPLANRATIGNMSPEFGSTAAVFPIDDVTLEYLRLTGRSEEQVALVEAYAKEQKLWHDADVEPAFSEYLELDLSTVVPSIAGPKRPQDRIELTDAKSQFERDLNDYAQVDHDIVDLTTAMSFPASDPGELQPEDEHSSHEHHHASQSPSSVSKPTRVTLEDGSDFTLDHGAVAIAAITSCTNTSNPSVMLAAGLLARNASKKGLKAKPWVKTTLAPGSKVVTDYYEKSGLTTYLEDLGFYTVGYGCTTCIGNSGPLIDEISTAVQDNDLAVTAVLSGNRNFEGRINPDVKMNYLASPPLVIAYALAGSMNFDFDSDALGTDTEGNDVFLKDIWPDADEVQSTIDSSIDTGMFTHQYAGVFDGDERWRSLPTPTGATFEWDAESTYVRKPPYFEGLTMEITPVSDIQGARVLAKLGDSVTTDHISPAGSIKADSPAGRYLDEHGVGRKDYNSYGSRRGNHEVMIRGTFANIRLRNQLLDGVEGGYTRDFTQEGGPQSFIYDASENYQAAGTPLVILGGKEYGSGSSRDWAAKGTSLLGVKAVITESFERIHRSNLIGMGVVPLQFPAGETWASLGLDGTEEISIIGLEELNSGTTPRTVHVVAAPTADSPAGKETVEFDAVVRIDTPGEADYYRNGGILQYVLRSLVA; the protein is encoded by the coding sequence GTGTCTGCAATCAACAGCTTCGGCGCGAAGGACACACTCCGCGTCGGGGACACCGACTACGAGATCTACCGCATCGACACCGTGGCGGGCCACGAGCGTCTCCCGTTCAGCCTCAAGGTGCTGCTGGAGAACCTCCTCCGCACCGAGGACGGCAAGAACGTCACCGGCAGCCAGATCAGCGCCCTCGGCGACTGGGCTCCCGACTCCGAGCCCGACACCGAGATCCAGTTCACGCCCGCGCGCGTCGTGATGCAGGACTTCACCGGCGTGCCCTGCATCGTCGACCTCGCCACCATGCGCGAGGCCGTCGGCGAGCTGGGCGGCGACCCCACCAGGATCAACCCGCTGGCGCCCGCCGAGCTCGTGATCGACCACTCGGTCATCGCCGACCTCTTCGGCTCCGAGGACGCGCTCGAGCGCAACGTCGACATCGAGTACGAACGCAACGGCGAGCGGTACCAGTTCCTCCGCTGGGGCCAGACGGCGTTCGAGGACTTCAAGGTCGTCCCGCCCGGCACCGGCATCGTCCACCAGGTCAACATCGAGCACCTCGCCCGCGTCACCATGACGCGCGAGGTGGGCGGCGCCCTCCAGGCGTACCCCGACACGTGCGTCGGCACCGACTCGCACACCACCATGGTGAACGGCCTGGGCGTGCTGGGCTGGGGCGTCGGCGGCATCGAGGCGGAGGCGGCCATGCTCGGCCAGCCCGTGTCGATGCTCATCCCCAAGGTCGTCGGCTTCAAGCTCTCCGGCGAGATCCCCACGGGCGTCACCGCGACCGACGTGGTGCTCACCATCACGCAGATGCTGCGCAAGCACGGCGTCGTCGGCAAGTTCGTCGAGTTCTACGGCACCGGCGTCGGCGCCGTCCCGCTCGCCAACCGCGCCACCATCGGCAACATGAGCCCCGAGTTCGGCTCCACCGCCGCGGTCTTCCCCATCGACGACGTCACCCTCGAGTACCTGCGCCTCACCGGCCGCAGCGAGGAGCAGGTCGCGCTCGTGGAGGCGTACGCCAAGGAGCAGAAGCTGTGGCACGACGCCGATGTCGAGCCGGCGTTCAGCGAGTACCTCGAGCTCGACCTCTCCACGGTCGTCCCCTCCATCGCCGGCCCGAAGCGCCCGCAGGACCGCATCGAGCTGACCGACGCGAAGTCGCAGTTCGAGCGGGACCTCAACGACTACGCGCAGGTCGACCACGACATCGTCGACCTCACCACGGCGATGAGCTTCCCCGCATCCGACCCGGGCGAGCTGCAGCCGGAGGACGAGCACTCGTCGCACGAGCACCACCACGCGTCGCAGAGCCCCTCCTCGGTCTCGAAGCCCACGCGCGTGACCCTCGAGGACGGCAGCGACTTCACGCTGGACCACGGCGCGGTCGCCATCGCGGCCATCACCTCCTGCACCAACACGTCGAACCCGTCGGTCATGCTCGCGGCCGGGCTCCTCGCCCGCAACGCCAGCAAGAAGGGCCTCAAGGCCAAGCCGTGGGTGAAGACCACGCTGGCGCCCGGATCCAAGGTCGTCACGGACTACTACGAGAAGTCCGGCCTCACCACGTACCTCGAGGACCTCGGCTTCTACACGGTCGGGTACGGGTGCACGACCTGCATCGGCAACTCGGGCCCGCTGATCGACGAGATCTCCACCGCGGTGCAGGACAACGACCTCGCCGTCACGGCCGTGCTCTCGGGCAACCGGAACTTCGAGGGCCGCATCAACCCCGACGTGAAGATGAACTACCTCGCGAGCCCTCCGCTCGTCATCGCGTACGCGCTGGCCGGATCGATGAACTTCGACTTCGACTCCGATGCGCTCGGCACCGACACCGAGGGCAACGACGTGTTCCTGAAGGACATATGGCCCGACGCGGACGAGGTCCAGTCGACGATCGACAGCTCCATCGACACGGGCATGTTCACGCACCAGTACGCCGGCGTCTTCGACGGCGACGAGCGCTGGCGCTCGCTCCCCACCCCCACGGGCGCGACGTTCGAGTGGGACGCGGAGTCCACGTACGTGCGGAAGCCCCCGTACTTCGAGGGCCTCACGATGGAGATCACGCCGGTCTCCGACATCCAGGGTGCGCGCGTCCTCGCGAAGCTGGGCGACTCGGTCACGACCGACCACATCAGCCCCGCCGGCTCGATCAAGGCGGACAGCCCCGCGGGCCGCTACCTGGACGAGCACGGCGTCGGCCGCAAGGACTACAACTCCTACGGCTCGCGCCGCGGCAACCACGAGGTCATGATCCGCGGCACGTTCGCGAACATCCGCCTCCGGAACCAGCTGCTCGACGGCGTCGAGGGCGGCTACACGCGCGACTTCACGCAGGAGGGCGGCCCGCAGTCGTTCATCTACGACGCGTCCGAGAACTACCAGGCGGCGGGCACCCCGCTCGTGATCCTCGGCGGCAAGGAGTACGGCTCCGGCTCGTCGCGCGACTGGGCGGCCAAGGGCACGAGCCTCCTGGGCGTCAAGGCGGTCATCACCGAGAGCTTCGAGCGGATCCACCGCTCCAACCTCATCGGCATGGGCGTCGTCCCGCTGCAGTTCCCGGCGGGCGAGACCTGGGCCTCGCTCGGGCTCGACGGCACCGAGGAGATCAGCATCATCGGGCTCGAGGAGCTGAACTCGGGCACGACGCCGCGCACGGTGCACGTCGTCGCGGCACCCACGGCCGACTCGCCCGCGGGCAAGGAGACGGTCGAGTTCGACGCGGTCGTGCGCATCGACACCCCCGGCGAGGCGGACTACTACCGCAACGGCGGGATCCTGCAGTACGTGCTGCGCAGCCTCGTCGCGTGA
- the dxs gene encoding 1-deoxy-D-xylulose-5-phosphate synthase produces the protein MGILETITGPRDLDRLSREQMLALATEIRQFLVAEVSKTGGHLGPNLGVVETTLAIHRVFDSPRDPIVFDTGHQSYVHKLLTGRQDFSRLRESGGLAGYPQRAESEHDIVESSHASSSLSWADGISRAFEITGQTDRHVVAVVGDGALTGGMTWEALNNISDDNTRKLIIVVNDNGRSYAPTIGGMARFLNTVRTRRTYRGLYETSQRVFGVFGAPGDSLYRGLRGGLHGFLTRVTDNEALYSNLDIKYLGPIDGHDQQAMEEALEQARDYGAPVIVHAITEKGRGYAPARRDVADQFHAVGQIDPETGEPIDPSQAVSWTSVFADEILALADEDPRIVGITAAMLRPVGLHRFAAKHPDRVHDVGIAEQHAVTSAAGLAYGGLHPVVALYATFVNRAFDQVLMDVALHRAGVTFVLDRAGVTGPDGPSHHGMWDLALLQIVPHIRLSAPRDATRLREELGEAVKVDDGPTVVRFSKGNVGDEIEALRRLDDGVDVLHESASRDVLIVTVGPMAAMGIEVAERLAAQGIGATVVDPRWVVPVPRSIVELGGSHRLVVTIEDGVVVGGIGTRIRQDLREAGIDTGVTELGLPDEFLDHGTRSEILERVGLTPQHIARDVVAQVLGSRVPAARPLPEDEERVSIRAEDDEQA, from the coding sequence ATGGGAATCCTCGAGACGATCACGGGACCCCGGGACCTCGACCGGCTGAGCCGCGAGCAGATGCTCGCGCTCGCCACCGAGATCCGGCAGTTCCTCGTCGCCGAGGTCTCCAAGACGGGCGGCCACCTCGGGCCGAACCTCGGCGTCGTCGAGACGACGCTCGCCATCCACCGGGTCTTCGACTCGCCGAGGGACCCCATCGTCTTCGACACCGGCCACCAGTCCTACGTGCACAAGCTGCTGACGGGCCGGCAGGACTTCTCCCGGCTCCGCGAGTCGGGCGGCCTCGCCGGCTACCCGCAGCGCGCGGAGTCGGAGCACGACATCGTCGAGAGCTCGCACGCGTCGAGCTCGCTGAGCTGGGCGGACGGCATCTCGCGCGCGTTCGAGATCACCGGCCAGACCGACCGGCACGTGGTCGCGGTCGTGGGCGACGGCGCCCTCACGGGCGGCATGACGTGGGAGGCGCTCAACAACATCTCCGACGACAACACGCGGAAGCTCATCATCGTCGTCAACGACAACGGCCGCTCCTACGCGCCGACCATCGGCGGCATGGCGCGCTTCCTCAACACCGTGCGCACGCGTCGCACGTACCGGGGCCTCTACGAGACGAGCCAGCGCGTGTTCGGCGTCTTCGGGGCGCCGGGCGACAGCCTCTACCGCGGCCTCCGCGGCGGGCTGCACGGGTTCCTCACGCGCGTCACCGACAACGAGGCGCTGTACTCCAATCTCGACATCAAGTACCTGGGGCCCATCGACGGGCACGACCAGCAGGCGATGGAGGAGGCGCTCGAGCAGGCGCGCGACTACGGCGCGCCCGTCATCGTGCACGCGATCACGGAGAAGGGCCGCGGCTACGCGCCCGCGCGCCGGGACGTCGCCGACCAGTTCCACGCCGTCGGGCAGATCGACCCGGAGACGGGGGAGCCGATCGACCCGTCTCAGGCCGTCAGCTGGACGAGCGTCTTCGCGGACGAGATCCTCGCCCTCGCCGACGAGGATCCGCGCATCGTCGGCATCACCGCGGCGATGCTCCGTCCGGTGGGCCTGCACAGGTTCGCCGCGAAGCACCCGGATCGCGTGCATGACGTCGGCATCGCCGAGCAGCACGCCGTGACGAGCGCCGCGGGCCTCGCCTACGGCGGCCTGCACCCGGTCGTCGCCCTCTACGCGACCTTCGTCAACCGCGCCTTCGACCAGGTGCTCATGGACGTCGCGCTGCACCGTGCCGGCGTGACCTTCGTGCTCGATCGCGCGGGCGTCACCGGTCCCGACGGGCCGAGCCACCACGGCATGTGGGACCTCGCGCTGCTGCAGATCGTGCCCCACATCCGCCTCAGCGCCCCACGCGACGCCACGCGCCTCCGCGAGGAGCTGGGGGAGGCCGTGAAGGTCGACGACGGGCCCACGGTCGTGCGCTTCTCCAAGGGCAACGTCGGCGACGAGATCGAGGCGCTGCGACGTCTCGACGACGGGGTCGACGTGCTGCACGAGTCGGCATCGCGGGACGTGCTCATCGTCACCGTGGGACCGATGGCGGCCATGGGCATCGAGGTCGCGGAGCGCCTCGCCGCGCAGGGGATCGGCGCGACCGTCGTGGATCCCCGATGGGTCGTGCCCGTGCCGCGCAGCATCGTCGAGCTCGGCGGCAGCCACCGCCTCGTCGTGACCATCGAGGACGGCGTCGTGGTCGGCGGCATCGGCACGCGGATCCGGCAGGATCTCCGCGAGGCCGGCATCGACACGGGCGTGACGGAGCTGGGTCTCCCGGACGAGTTCCTCGACCACGGCACGCGCTCGGAGATCCTCGAGCGCGTCGGCCTCACCCCGCAGCACATCGCGCGCGACGTCGTCGCCCAGGTGCTCGGGAGCCGGGTGCCCGCGGCACGGCCGCTGCCGGAGGACGAGGAGCGCGTGTCGATCCGCGCGGAGGACGACGAGCAGGCCTGA